The proteins below come from a single Macaca fascicularis isolate 582-1 chromosome 9, T2T-MFA8v1.1 genomic window:
- the FRAT2 gene encoding GSK-3-binding protein FRAT2, which yields MPCRREEEEEAGEEAEGEEEEEDSFLLLQQSVTLGSSGEVDRLVAQIGETLQLDAAQDSPASPCAPPGAPLRAPGSLAAAVPADKARPPAVPLLLPPASAETVGPAPPGALRCALGDRGRVRGRAAPYCVAELAAGPSALPGPCRRGWLRDAVTSRRLQQRRWTQAGARSGDDDPHRLLQQLVLSGNLIKEAVRRLQRAVAAVAATGPASAPGPGGGCSGPDPIALQPSGSLL from the coding sequence ATGCCGTGccggagggaggaggaagaggaagccgGCGAGGAGgcggagggggaggaagaggaggaggacagcTTCCTCCTGCTGCAGCAGTCGGTGACGCTGGGCAGCTCGGGCGAGGTGGACCGGCTGGTGGCCCAGATCGGCGAGACTCTGCAGCTGGACGCGGCGCAGGACAGCCCGGCCTCGCCGTGCGCGCCCCCGGGGGCGCCGCTGCGGGCCCCGGGGTCCCTGGCTGCGGCGGTGCCGGCGGACAAGGCCAGGCCCCCGGCGGTACCGCTGCTCCTGCCGCCTGCATCGGCTGAAACGGTGGGCCCGGCGCCCCCTGGGGCCCTGCGCTGCGCCCTGGGGGACCGCGGCCGCGTGCGGGGACGCGCCGCTCCCTACTGCGTGGCAGAGCTCGCCGCAGGCCCCAGCGCGCTGCCGGGGCCGTGCCGGCGAGGATGGCTCAGGGACGCGGTCACCTCCCGCCGCCTGCAGCAGCGACGATGGACCCAAGCCGGGGCACGCTCCGGCGACGACGACCCGCATCGCCTCCTGCAGCAGCTGGTGCTCTCGGGAAACCTCATCAAGGAAGCCGTGCGGAGGCTCCAACGAGCCGTCGCCGCGGTTGCAGCCACGGGCCCCGCAAGCGCCCCTGGGCCCGGGGGAGGCTGCAGCGGACCCGACCCCATTGCCCTGCAGCCCTCAGGCTCCTTGCTCTGA